One Anser cygnoides isolate HZ-2024a breed goose chromosome 4, Taihu_goose_T2T_genome, whole genome shotgun sequence genomic region harbors:
- the EREG gene encoding proepiregulin isoform X1 encodes MSSDMRVMDASHLRARSLLLFLGYLLQAVMGTTVIPLCEPGEMENCTTALIQTENSPRVAQVGITRCKPEMKDYCFHGQCVYIVDLDEHYCRCDVGFSGVRCVHSELVRQPLSTEYVALTVILILLFLIAISIASYYICRRNVLIPCNLSKLGNNLLELRMEDVVQYQRSRHAAEDFAVKRGAAENTCHQADFPGVSGKGIEHCQTVTTSGETLLLTFMAGLHVLSNACVSQRLEPLY; translated from the exons GTTACCTATTGCAAGCAGTCATGGGCACAACAGTGATCCCATTATGTGAACCAGGTGAAATGGAAAACTGCACAACAGCACTAA TCCAAACGGAGAACAGTCCTCGTGTGGCTCAAGTTGGGATAACCAGATGCAAGCCTGAAATGAAAGATTACTGCTTCCATGGACAGTGCGTGTACATAGTGGACTTGGATGAGCACTACTGCAG GTGTGATGTCGGTTTCTCTGGTGTCCGTTGTGTGCATTCAGAACTTGTCAGACAACCCCTCAGCACGGAGTATGTAGCACTGACAGTCATCCTAATTCTGCTTTTCCTCATCGCCATCTCCATTGCAAGCTACTACATCTGCAGAAG aAATGTGTTAATTCCATGCAACTTGAGCAAGCTTGGGAATAACCTTCTGGAGTTAAGAATGGAAGACGTCGTTCAGTATCAGCGAAGCAG gCATGCTGCAGAAGATTTTGCAGTCAAACGTGGAGCAGCTGAAAACACGTGCCACCAGGCAGATTTCCCTGGG GTCTCTGGGAAAGGAATTGAGCACTGCCAGACTGTCACCACCTCAGGAGAAACGTTGCTGTTGACTTTCATGGCAGGGCTGCATGTTCTTTCAAATGCCTGCGTATCTCAGAGGCTAGAACCTTTGTACTGA